Proteins encoded within one genomic window of Kibdelosporangium phytohabitans:
- a CDS encoding AIR synthase-related protein: MSNLGEYQRAGVDYSILDKVKRDAVHRAAATSGLLAAHGAEEVGGSRGSTAYVLKVGGLTLATVTEGLGTKSVIAEDYLAETGESRFADVAVDAVAAIVNDVISVGANPLVVTAYFATGDAAWYSDERKSLELLAGWQKACEQSGATWGGGESPALPGMLTGAGIELAGSALALVPDGREPVFGDDVVPGDRIVVLPSSGLHTNGSSLARRIAGQLSSGYRTKLPSGRDLGAALLDPSVLYPAFVRALLASPVRPTFLNPITGHGLLKMMRSSTNVRYVLDTVPEVPEVLEFLAKEAGMSTAESYATLNMGFGYVAVVPADDADKTVEVARAAGYEAFVAGEVVEGERSVSVPSLGIEYKDEEFKVT, encoded by the coding sequence GTGTCCAACCTGGGTGAGTACCAGCGCGCGGGCGTCGACTATTCCATTCTGGACAAGGTCAAGCGGGACGCGGTGCACCGCGCGGCGGCCACCAGCGGCCTGCTCGCCGCGCACGGCGCCGAAGAGGTCGGTGGCTCCCGCGGCTCGACCGCGTACGTGCTGAAGGTGGGCGGTCTCACCCTGGCCACAGTCACCGAGGGACTCGGCACCAAGTCGGTCATCGCCGAGGACTACCTGGCCGAGACGGGCGAAAGCCGGTTCGCCGACGTGGCGGTGGACGCGGTCGCGGCGATCGTGAACGACGTGATCTCGGTCGGCGCGAACCCGCTGGTGGTCACCGCCTACTTCGCCACCGGCGACGCGGCGTGGTACTCCGACGAGCGCAAGTCGCTGGAGCTGCTGGCGGGCTGGCAGAAGGCGTGCGAGCAGTCCGGCGCGACCTGGGGCGGCGGCGAGTCACCGGCGCTGCCGGGCATGCTCACCGGAGCGGGAATCGAACTGGCCGGCAGCGCGCTGGCGCTCGTGCCGGACGGCCGTGAACCCGTGTTCGGCGACGACGTCGTGCCCGGCGACCGGATCGTCGTCCTGCCCAGCTCCGGCCTGCACACCAACGGCTCGTCGCTGGCCAGGCGGATCGCCGGTCAGCTGTCCTCGGGCTACCGGACGAAGCTGCCCAGTGGCCGCGACCTCGGCGCCGCGCTGCTCGACCCGTCGGTGCTGTACCCGGCTTTCGTGCGCGCGCTGCTCGCTTCCCCGGTGCGCCCGACGTTCCTCAACCCGATCACCGGCCACGGCCTGCTCAAGATGATGCGGTCGTCGACGAACGTCCGCTACGTGCTGGACACCGTCCCCGAGGTGCCCGAGGTGCTCGAGTTCCTGGCCAAGGAGGCGGGGATGTCGACCGCGGAGTCCTACGCGACGCTCAACATGGGTTTCGGATATGTCGCCGTCGTCCCGGCGGATGACGCGGACAAGACCGTCGAGGTCGCCCGTGCCGCCGGATATGAGGCCTTCGTCGCGGGTGAGGTCGTCGAGGGCGAGCGTTCGGTCAGCGTGCCGTCGCTGGGAATCGAGTACAAGGACGAGGAATTCAAGGTCACCTGA
- a CDS encoding VanZ family protein — protein sequence MESQILPAVLAIVGGCFVAVLLSLPFVVVSYRRRGELGFGRILLAVGFVIYALAIATYTLLPLPELTDAWCARHTAFRTPQLSVTQFIVDIRTEQRAPGLRGYLHNPAVQQSVFNIALFVPLGMYLRQFFGRGALTSIAIGFGVSLLVELTQLTGNWFLFPCPYRIFDVDDLITNTLGTAVGVLLAPMLRPFAGRTPAAPPTAPRPVTAWRRLLGMVMDVVSVYLLGSLIGVVVDAVVVYVFHGQSVQRFWLGSALVLWLPAFLLLVLPSLGRQAATVGQRAVRLRRVRPDGGPAGARVLIALLSGGAGYFACMGLSSIDSVFGIIAFALLAAAFVLVWPRSHRGLSGLLSGLVITDSREETGVSDRPVLSSSP from the coding sequence GTGGAGTCGCAGATCCTGCCAGCCGTGCTCGCGATCGTCGGCGGGTGCTTCGTCGCCGTCCTGCTGTCGTTGCCGTTCGTGGTGGTGAGCTACCGGCGGCGCGGTGAGCTGGGGTTCGGCCGGATCCTGCTCGCGGTCGGGTTCGTGATCTACGCGCTGGCGATCGCCACCTACACGTTGCTGCCGCTGCCCGAACTCACCGACGCCTGGTGCGCGCGGCACACGGCGTTCCGCACCCCGCAGCTCAGTGTGACGCAGTTCATCGTGGACATCCGCACCGAGCAACGCGCGCCGGGCCTGCGCGGATACCTGCACAATCCCGCTGTCCAGCAGTCGGTCTTCAACATCGCCTTGTTCGTGCCGCTCGGCATGTACCTGCGGCAGTTCTTCGGCCGCGGCGCGCTCACCTCGATCGCCATCGGCTTCGGGGTGTCCCTGCTGGTGGAACTGACGCAGCTGACCGGGAACTGGTTCCTGTTCCCGTGTCCTTATCGGATATTCGATGTGGACGACCTGATCACCAACACCCTGGGCACCGCGGTCGGCGTGCTGCTCGCCCCGATGCTCAGGCCGTTCGCCGGCCGAACTCCCGCCGCGCCGCCGACCGCGCCGCGCCCGGTCACCGCGTGGCGGCGGCTGCTGGGCATGGTGATGGACGTGGTGTCCGTGTACCTGCTGGGTTCTCTGATCGGCGTCGTCGTCGACGCTGTCGTCGTCTACGTCTTCCACGGGCAATCGGTCCAGCGGTTCTGGCTCGGCAGCGCGCTCGTGCTGTGGCTACCGGCGTTCCTGCTGCTGGTGCTGCCGTCGTTGGGCAGACAAGCCGCGACCGTCGGGCAGCGCGCGGTGCGGTTGCGACGTGTCCGGCCCGACGGCGGACCAGCCGGTGCGCGGGTCCTGATCGCCTTGCTGAGCGGCGGCGCGGGCTATTTCGCGTGCATGGGGCTGTCGTCGATCGACTCCGTGTTCGGGATCATCGCCTTCGCGCTGCTGGCGGCCGCTTTCGTGCTGGTGTGGCCGCGTTCGCACCGTGGACTGTCCGGCCTGCTTTCCGGCCTGGTCATCACCGACTCCCGGGAGGAGACCGGGGTCAGCGACCGCCCAGTACTGTCTTCATCGCCTTGA
- a CDS encoding transglycosylase domain-containing protein, giving the protein MSIGAGLAAVDVSDSVIGIVPASISKQLPGVTTLTDRNGTPIATVFDQYRIPVGADRISQAMKNALVSIEDRRFYQEHGIDPQGVARAAIADVTGGDHQGGSTITQQLVKNYLINVIDKDNPAAQAADRADTLTRKMREARTAIELDENLSKDEILSGYLNVVEFTGKVYGVEAAARAYFGTTADKLTVAQAALLAGMVNNPTTFNPYAHPVAAQRRRDLVIDTMLATKAVDQTTAARAKAEPLGVSGPAVPSSTCFSAQPDAGFFCQYALSYLRSAGVTQEQLTNGGLTIKTTMDSQVSAAAKDAVNANVPVTQPGVANTMAIVSPGNTSHEVLALVANRSLGTDAAQGQTTRNLVTDVSDPFGAGSVFKIFTAAAALESGAATLDTQLPNPPSQCFPLPGNRKCYTVHNDGTYSDPISLANGLATSPNTAFVGLEQRVGVPQVVAMASRLGMRSSMQTNNVGQQPDAGSNDPQRNQTQTQYFQDKPSFTLGDSPVSPLELANVPATLMSGGVWCPPTPILSVTDAAANAVPVTNAACEQVTSSDVASTLMTGLSQDTVSGTTAASARAAGWTRPDIGKTGTTQTNQSVAFVGGVDNYAVSSLVFADGNKPGQLCPGNPVHIGSCGHGAFGGTVAAPPYFKAMKTVLGGR; this is encoded by the coding sequence GTGTCGATTGGCGCCGGATTGGCCGCCGTGGATGTGAGCGATTCGGTCATCGGGATCGTTCCGGCGTCGATTTCGAAACAACTGCCGGGCGTGACCACGCTCACCGACCGGAACGGCACGCCGATCGCGACCGTTTTCGACCAGTACCGGATCCCGGTCGGCGCGGACAGGATCTCGCAGGCGATGAAGAACGCCCTCGTGTCCATTGAGGACCGGCGGTTCTACCAGGAGCACGGGATCGACCCGCAGGGCGTCGCGCGCGCCGCGATCGCCGACGTGACCGGCGGCGACCACCAGGGCGGCTCGACCATCACCCAGCAACTGGTCAAGAACTACCTGATCAACGTGATCGACAAGGACAACCCGGCGGCGCAGGCGGCCGACCGGGCGGACACGCTCACCCGCAAGATGCGGGAGGCCCGGACGGCGATCGAGCTGGACGAGAACCTGTCCAAGGACGAGATCCTGTCCGGCTACCTCAACGTCGTCGAGTTCACCGGCAAGGTCTACGGCGTCGAGGCCGCCGCCCGCGCCTACTTCGGCACCACGGCCGACAAGCTGACTGTCGCGCAGGCCGCGCTGCTCGCCGGGATGGTCAACAACCCCACGACGTTCAACCCGTACGCCCACCCGGTCGCCGCCCAGCGCCGTCGTGACCTGGTGATCGACACGATGCTGGCCACGAAGGCCGTCGACCAGACGACCGCGGCGCGGGCCAAGGCCGAGCCGCTGGGCGTCAGCGGCCCGGCCGTCCCGTCGAGCACGTGCTTCAGCGCCCAGCCGGACGCCGGGTTCTTCTGCCAGTACGCGCTGAGCTACCTGCGGTCGGCCGGGGTCACGCAGGAGCAGCTGACCAACGGCGGACTGACCATTAAGACCACAATGGACAGTCAGGTCAGCGCGGCGGCCAAGGACGCGGTGAACGCCAACGTGCCCGTCACCCAGCCGGGCGTGGCCAACACGATGGCGATCGTCTCCCCCGGCAACACGTCGCACGAGGTCCTCGCGCTCGTGGCCAACCGCAGCCTCGGCACGGACGCGGCACAGGGCCAGACCACGCGCAACCTGGTGACCGACGTGAGCGACCCGTTCGGCGCGGGCTCGGTGTTCAAGATCTTCACGGCCGCCGCGGCGCTGGAGTCCGGCGCGGCGACACTCGACACCCAGTTGCCCAACCCGCCGAGCCAGTGTTTCCCGTTGCCCGGCAACCGCAAGTGCTACACCGTCCACAACGACGGCACCTACTCGGACCCGATCTCCCTGGCCAACGGGCTGGCGACGTCGCCCAACACGGCGTTCGTCGGTCTGGAGCAGCGTGTCGGCGTGCCCCAGGTGGTGGCGATGGCGTCCCGGCTCGGCATGCGCTCGTCCATGCAGACCAACAACGTCGGTCAGCAGCCGGACGCCGGTTCGAACGACCCGCAGCGCAACCAGACGCAGACCCAGTACTTCCAGGACAAGCCGTCGTTCACGCTCGGCGACAGCCCGGTGAGCCCGCTGGAACTGGCGAACGTCCCCGCGACGCTGATGAGCGGTGGTGTGTGGTGCCCGCCGACGCCGATCCTGTCGGTGACCGACGCGGCCGCGAACGCGGTGCCCGTCACCAACGCGGCCTGTGAGCAGGTCACCTCCAGCGATGTGGCGAGCACGTTGATGACCGGCCTCAGCCAGGACACCGTCAGCGGCACCACCGCCGCGTCGGCGCGTGCCGCGGGCTGGACCCGCCCGGACATCGGCAAGACGGGCACGACGCAGACCAACCAGTCGGTCGCGTTCGTCGGTGGCGTGGACAACTACGCCGTCTCGTCGCTGGTGTTCGCCGACGGCAACAAGCCCGGTCAGCTCTGCCCCGGCAACCCGGTCCACATCGGATCCTGCGGGCACGGCGCGTTCGGCGGCACGGTGGCCGCGCCGCCGTACTTCAAGGCGATGAAGACAGTACTGGGCGGTCGCTGA